TTGGGGAGACTGCTGTGCATGGCAGCGAGGAATCGCTTCGTCCATTGAAGGATCTTGGTGCTTCTATTGCAGTTCCTTATGAAATGGAAGGCCGCTGGACAGGATTTCTTGGAGAAGCGCGGATTCTGGTAGAGAATGATGATATCCATAGTTTGATCCCTAACTATACTCAGATTTCAGAAGCGGAGGCCAATCTGCGGTTAAGCAGAGAAGGAGGCTTAAAGAAACAATGACGGAAGCGGAATCAATGGGAGCTCAGGAGGCTGAACTTGTTTTTCGTTTGATGAAGCTTACGGATATTCCTGACATTCTTATCATTGAACGGGAAGCCTTCACGATGCCTTGGACGGAGGAAGCTTTTCGAAACGAGTTGACACATAATCATTTTGCAAAATATATGGTTATGGAGCTGGCAGGTCATATTATCGGTTATGCCGGTATGTGGGCCATCGTGGATGAGGCGCATGTGACGAATATAGCCTTGCTCGAAGCCTATCGTGGACGTAAATGGGGCGAACGCCTGCTCGAAGAGCTTATGAAGACGGCGTCTTATGTGGGGATGAAATCGATTACGCTTGAAGTACGGGTATCGAACGAGGTAGCACAGAATTTATATCGTAAAAAAGGCTTTCGTTCTGCCGGCACACGCAAAGGATATTACTCCGATAATCGCGAGGATGCGCTCATTATGTGGGCGGATCTGCCAGAGTACGAGGAGCATGGCAATATGGAAGGAAGCGTGGAATTAAAATGAAGACAGAAACGGGCGCAGCTCAGCCTGTACTTATACTTGCTATTGAGACGAGTTGTGATGAAACGTCGGTCGCTGTGGTTAAAGATGGCTCTGAAGTGTTATCCAACATTATCTCGAGTCAGATTGAGACGCATCGCGCCTTCGGGGGCGTGGTACCAGAAGTAGCTTCCCGTAAACATGTGGAAGTGATTACGCTGGTGATAGAGGAAGCACTCGCTACAGCAGGGGTTACACCAGATCAATTGTCGGCGGTGGCAGTTACGCAAGGCCCGGGTTTGGTGGGGGCTTTACTTGTCGGGGTAGTAGCAGCCAAGAGTCTTGCTCTCGCATGGGGCAAGCCGCTGATTGGCACTCATCATATTGCAGGACATATTTATGCTAACCGTTTAGTGGCAGAGTTGCAGTATCCCTGCATGACACTAGTGGTATCCGGCGGACATACTGAATTGGTTCATATGGAGCGGGAAGGTCAGTTTCGAATTATCGGACGCACCCGTGATGATGCGGTAGGCGAAGCCTATGATAAAGTGGCACGGGCACTGGGATTCCCTTATCCTGGCGGACCTCATGTAGACCGTCTTGCACGAGAAGCGGCGGAGGTTGTAACGTTGCCAAGAGTATGGCTTGAGCCGGATTCTTATGATTTCAGCTTCAGTGGCCTAAAGTCGGCTGTGCTGAACGTTGTGAATCAGAGTAAGATGAAAGGTCTCACACCAGATGTGGCGGGTATTGCCCGCGGGTTCCAAGAATCTGTGGTTGAGGTTCTGGTTGAAAAAGCAGTACGTGCTGTTAAAGCTACTGGCTCCAAGCAGTTATTGCTGTGTGGAGGCGTTGCTGCTAATGCTGGACTCCGCTCGGCATTGATCTCGCGCTGTGAAGCGGAAGGCATTGAGCTAATTATTCCACCTCCGGTATACTGCACGGATAATGCAGCGATGATTGGAGCGGCTGCTTACGTTAAGTGGCAGCATGATGGCGGTACACCGCTGGATATGGTTGCAGACCCAGGGTTCTCACTGGAACAATGGTCTGTATCCGCCTATTGACATCATTTGGAGCTAGCGAGTATAATCAGTTCAATTATACAAGGAAACGCGATGAGCAGAAGTAGTAAGGATACTCTGGGATAAGAGAGCTGCGGGTAGGTGCAACGCAGTCGAAGGAGACCTGAACTCGTCTAGGAGCGGAGCGGTGGAAACATTGCCGGCAATTGTCGCCGGAACGTTCGTACACTGTTTACGGGTAACCTCCGTGAAAGGGTGGTCGAGTATCTAACATACTGGACCGTAGAGTGGATGTTCAATTGGGATCGGCAGTAATTTAACCGGTACAGAGCATCAACAAGAGTGGTACCGCGAAGGTTAACAGCCTGTCGTCTCTTGAATGAGATGGCAGGCTTTTTTGTATGGATTTAGAGTAGTGAGTAACTTATATACAACACGCTAGGAACGGGAGTAGTAGAGAAAGATGGTGAACAGAGAGCTGCGGGGTGGTGCGACGCAGTCACCGGATGTCTTGAATCTCGCCCGGGAGCGGAGCGGCGGAAAGAAGAGTACGCTGCCTACGGCTGTCCCCGTTATCGGACCTTTCCGGTCCATCCTGATATCCTCAGGATGGACCGGGAAGAAGAGCTGGACGCAGCTTAACGGCTTGAATTATTTTAATAGCCTATGCGTCAAAAAGAGTGGTACCGCGGAGGGGTAACCCGCCGTCTCTTTATTAGAGACGGCGGGTTTTTGCGTTCTTATAGAAGCGGTTCCGGTTACGGACTCAGGCGCTACATAAGACGCCAAGAGTGAACCCTCAGCACATTCCAAATTGTGCAGTGGATTCATTCGTATCAGCTGCCGGCAGCAGTGGGTGGGGAATTTAGCAGGACTACAAGTCGACGTGTGGATCTGCGCTGAAGCATAGGCTAGGGTAAGGAATCTAATAA
This Paenibacillus sp. FSL R5-0345 DNA region includes the following protein-coding sequences:
- the tsaD gene encoding tRNA (adenosine(37)-N6)-threonylcarbamoyltransferase complex transferase subunit TsaD, which codes for MKTETGAAQPVLILAIETSCDETSVAVVKDGSEVLSNIISSQIETHRAFGGVVPEVASRKHVEVITLVIEEALATAGVTPDQLSAVAVTQGPGLVGALLVGVVAAKSLALAWGKPLIGTHHIAGHIYANRLVAELQYPCMTLVVSGGHTELVHMEREGQFRIIGRTRDDAVGEAYDKVARALGFPYPGGPHVDRLAREAAEVVTLPRVWLEPDSYDFSFSGLKSAVLNVVNQSKMKGLTPDVAGIARGFQESVVEVLVEKAVRAVKATGSKQLLLCGGVAANAGLRSALISRCEAEGIELIIPPPVYCTDNAAMIGAAAYVKWQHDGGTPLDMVADPGFSLEQWSVSAY
- the rimI gene encoding ribosomal protein S18-alanine N-acetyltransferase yields the protein MTEAESMGAQEAELVFRLMKLTDIPDILIIEREAFTMPWTEEAFRNELTHNHFAKYMVMELAGHIIGYAGMWAIVDEAHVTNIALLEAYRGRKWGERLLEELMKTASYVGMKSITLEVRVSNEVAQNLYRKKGFRSAGTRKGYYSDNREDALIMWADLPEYEEHGNMEGSVELK